A genomic window from Plasmodium coatneyi strain Hackeri chromosome 13, complete sequence includes:
- a CDS encoding AP2 family, with protein sequence MTTSLGDSDELLKELDLENYVTFVKRCFKNGIKKEEEDICAQDLRNLAKCLPRVSGVWYDLHKNSWEARWAEGTKSARKYYSVQKFGFHEARKLAIKTIKTKEINYIYNSINEDFNKPLKWNLNSEFLEMNHDPIINLKRKYRSPNCKVREKKIKKEPSNGNGVSRKIKGEKKCTTQTRGLRRGHAHYTSTTSCNASTKGRFYKSEEQHGIYGDTPNGLHTDGTTNNHGEDQSEASNILDGTISNVRNDHEMDDIAGQHAVEGSPSSTCPNHRETPTNTKMALSIEENFQHPLHMDECNDTCLSEEEPLGKENLCTIDENGKSPSSVNRNNGNMNKTDDYDIPPIRTASENDQIEENNSSKQGDDKTPKEENTLQKHTLRKRILNCNKDIHGKGKTSMVKFPGRKILSYMRQQKKTKNKSTLYAKQSGLLKMNLKQLPSKVFSKEHGSRLNRKNLKKKSFLSEKRAGINGGALFVKKSKSCNHAEGKKCKNCDFRRKKLRDLREHDSLLFSSVLPNGGETFSGAESSNGGETLNGEESLNADRTHQLGTDMASPTYGETDAQNGNEGGDQTSKQLGSLNIDAQREEMQKEDAQKEDTQQEYTQQEYTPPGEMTQKMKCCVEINLKEVLHSDTLSIFKNAINLLLNDLKCKCVPHMDKQFLNILEIIDNHMNYVNSMLSEQILITYVHLFDICVSNNILPSQMDQNVQKVFCNALIAFHILLFNFLKDRRG encoded by the coding sequence ATGACCACCAGCCTGGGGGACTCGGACGAGCTGCTAAAGGAGTTAGACCTGGAAAACTACGTTACCTTCGTGAAGAGGTGtttcaaaaatggaataaaaaaagaggaagaggataTCTGCGCTCAGGATTTGAGGAACCTGGCCAAGTGTCTCCCCAGGGTGTCCGGCGTCTGGTACGATTTGCACAAAAACAGTTGGGAAGCCAGGTGGGCTGAAGGGACTAAATCTGCAAGAAAGTATTACTCTGTGCAAAAGTTTGGCTTCCACGAAGCGAGGAAACTAGCCATTAAAACCATCAAAacgaaggaaataaattacATCTACAACAGCATAAATGAGGATTTTAACAAACCCCTCAAGTGGAACCTAAATAGTGAATTCCTAGAGATGAATCACGATCCCATAATTAACCTTAAGAGGAAATATAGATCCCCTAATTGTAAAGTCAGGGAGAAGAAGATTAAAAAGGAACCCAGTAATGGGAACGGTGTTAgtagaaaaattaaaggtgAAAAGAAATGTACCACTCAAACAAGGGGGTTGAGAAGGGGGCATGCTCATTACACTTCTACTACCAGCTGCAACGCCTCTACGAAAGGTAGATTTTACAAATCAGAGGAACAGCATGGCATCTACGGGGACACACCAAATGGGTTGCACACAGATGGCACCACCAACAACCACGGGGAAGACCAAAGTGAAGCCTCGAACATCTTGGACGGCACTATTTCCAATGTGAGAAACGACCATGAAATGGACGACATTGCTGGGCAGCACGCCGTAGAAGGTAGTCCCTCCAGTACTTGTCCGAATCATAGGGAAACACCCACAAACACAAAAATGGCGTTGTCCATAGAGGAAAACTTCCAGCATCCTCTTCATATGGATGAATGCAATGATACTTGCCTAAGTGAGGAAGAACCTTTGGGGAAGGAGAACCTATGCACCATAGATGAAAATGGGAAGAGTCCCTCCAGTGTTAACAGAAACAACGGGAACATGAACAAGACGGACGATTATGATATACCCCCTATACGTACCGCCAGCGAGAATGATCAAATAGAGGAAAACAATTCGAGTAAGCAAGGTGATGATAAAACACCCAAGGAAGAGAACACGCTCCAGAAGCATACCCTTCGCAAAAGAATCCTCAACTGCAATAAAGACATCCATGGGAAGGGCAAAACGAGTATGGTGAAATTCCCAGGCAGAAAAATCCTGAGCTACATgagacaacaaaaaaaaacgaagaacaAAAGCACCCTGTATGCCAAACAAAGTGGACTCCTAAAAATGAACTTAAAGCAACTGCCAAGTAAGGTGTTCAGTAAGGAACATGGCTCCAGGTTGAACCGAaagaacttaaaaaaaaaaagtttcctaagtgaaaaaagggcAGGCATAAATGGGGGTGccctttttgttaaaaaaagtaaaagttgCAATCACGcagaggggaagaagtgcaAGAATTGCGACttcaggaggaagaagctgAGGGACCTGCGCGAGCACGATTCACTCCTCTTTTCGAGCGTGCTCCCAAACGGTGGAGAAACCTTCAGTGGCGCAGAAAGCTCCAACGGTGGGGAAACCCTCAATGGGGAAGAATCCCTCAACGCGGACCGGACGCACCAACTCGGCACGGACATGGCCTCCCCCACGTATGGCGAGACGGACGCTCAGAACGGCAACGAAGGGGGTGATCAGACGAGTAAACAATTGGGTTCCCTAAATATAGACgcacaaagggaagaaatgcaAAAGGAAGACGCGCAAAAGGAGGACACGCAACAGGAGTACACGCAACAGGAGTACACCCCACCTGGCGAAATGACTCAGAAGATGAAGTGCTGCGTGGAAATTAACTTAAAGGAAGTCCTCCATTCGGACACGCTTAGCATATTCAAAAATGCAATTAATTTACTGCTGAACGACTTGAAGTGCAAATGTGTGCCCCACATGGATAAGCAATTTTTGAACATCCTGGAGATTATCGATAATCACATGAACTACGTAAACTCCATGCTCagtgaacaaattttaattacCTATGTTCACTTATTTGACATTTGCGTATCCAACAATATTTTGCCAAGTCAAATGGACCAGAACGTACAGAAGGTTTTTTGCAATGCGCTGATTGCGTTTcatattctcctttttaatttcctgaAGGATAGACGGGGCTAG
- a CDS encoding rRNA methylase, which yields MANDERDTADVLNALLSFCHSGTGKVERREDNLNRFFCDITEFFMAHVDKKELAIRINNHIASQVEAENPLDEKTFEQIKILILFLNSLYERYFSREFLKIDTSWIVHLIKSNGFKDPILFKFLTDVLVLTFEVGEPGDTSGTVQLLLRLLRCIRGRVERDVRENKETFLFYRKLQQWFGSRSGFVSEFGEADEGNAQDEALCVCGLPYDELLLSEEFHFRDLCHLFALVVEKVGRKGTEEGVAGGRADVKRTMRAWNSKQRGQDENCEKGEPSKRIDIWQLPQVKSITRDILHLLPFVSNPPMRDAIIKDLCNTVKEYLFTRCEMEEVCLEVTERMFFRVSDGAGLELEAGETCPEVTPLMRTYLAYNANCYEKEWRETDSDLLSDVYTYQVLYMDYLYHEKFLTKANLDDVRFFLLLHSRAYTSEDIVKKVIYLFDGIVTEIEGVVQRKEKGKLHQGGQFCEVWELYTCILRCMQNFSVHLLKANWHKMVSLLRVASSIRRKYQVKRLSKLPNGWHGNAGSIHRIVRAGEGAHRGSTTASTPEPFDDLDFHIFECCAGSDVGKGKIRFLHLSDFLILRQAELLIWLLLRHSNGTVTRFALCQLISRGDMGRDELGYSPIGVVGKVAEDEDNPLPGGTAAGGTTQPDGSLDVETLLDCMSDTFLFHIFFDECIRPTLFIKGDIPFYEFRLKNLIVKKVLKRNPLLMVKCFLVGLHGVRFFYVNVRVVLEGLLEALRLQGGGNPSRTDSKFNSKCSLKCKSKCTLKDDLQCDLQEVLVGIAKNVKNIPVSRRSDTLTLLLEVVIKISHHVSIFRGIKRYCVFLDTFEDEFFSKHMDLFYSLLKLNVTSMMQQSGENNPQEGGAFISMKNPTGDVFLSHFIGHFNHVLLSNEHVYFLGYLRFFILLVRHTGLGNGCLLLQPPHGRPVDELVNRFLFYVLKYGVGNLFDEVSLDSVMTGLLAKTGRYLLSGGVNSAHELVAEKKEDSSKNDHQGEIPLKELLPFVDALEYLHPNSINTCVECVDYYHGDYDVETDRGASSLNKQNNITLNDKEEHFFPLPSNQKLVQPNGRFHLQARELHNQCVQYVINYAQRGTEEDATKIILAVSLLANSCALFSPPVEAVPSQMIIHLEVVQTNCGVSKTGRSKEKDSNNDGSRSRYGNNHCEVFNYYKYKYAYKSMCRGSTFGSTSILGGDILPFAEKVISDIELCKGELIYVYMIIRRFIIPAIFGDPTTGTDERTYILTLLMKQSDILIDRCCACKYPARILELLFITLLHPLIVKHDMGLHAEGNSDDHPVKCRDHTAMNDNWDASITGTGHPFLLLNYVEKIMEYGQTKLSIVRSAVIPFLSSFLFSLIQNEDMIQVSSNYLDKLIQVLVGILICKEFVLVDLKRSFVNDHYRMKRGNILLHHFVNEQICFYFLSRIETNEEIALPEELYRVRHMPIFLRLLTMMFLINLFRLLEGRYFIKLHPGGNSGAVCEGANLDRQKRKTLVRRLYARLLLQIMNRISNKNVSSSGGLPTGVKTSAPPLPSSSGHNIQLRGLQALCCLAKYFKYLKKTQRKLLISKVNQLLKDDHLNNTRQYLELFCMSVSSSSFVLLYPHLRRNLADGNTNTQLIVSTLIICSYILLKTKFSYYSFEELHVSPSFARVCLSSGKFRINQVVATKKEAPLMGGRKKKKRRSKEDTREIKRIINHIVKKNQNDKDGIVQDVKRNKQKLAHLGRRTGGKQAEVGKSHRVEKQTEGVTNLGERVAPPQRSHFFSEYIRKCLFALITRIVALCSSHAALVRSIAQYTFYYFVKGRKEILVDPFFQCTYSYIKHNKDCKRIRKKMKEQFRHWTPTPFEDIRILLPACNYSYNYFDEDFNEENTQTFAHVLRNYELVSSYSFIDTVRRTVQQEMSAIMFNVDLERQRREAQSTVQVAAIGGVDYGEAPYIVTPMEGESTVDGMLQRNRKNYQKKFDPISDIIQVNNEFRRTYHQLAKMKTKKKKLIVVASLIDKVPNLAGLCRTCEIFKVQKLLLHNANIVKDFQFQKISSTANKWMNIGELKKGDILNYLMEKRKKNYAIVGLEQTKCSVPLNKFAFPEKTILILGDEKEGLPASVLLFLHHCIEIPGKGIIRSLNVHVSAAITIYEYFKQHLL from the coding sequence ATGGCTAACGACGAACGCGACACAGCAGACGTTTTAAACGCTCTGCTAAGTTTCTGCCATAGCGGCACAGGGAAAGTAGAACGCCGGGAGGACAACCTGAACCGGTTCTTCTGTGACATCACCGAGTTTTTCATGGCGCACGTGGATAAAAAGGAACTGGCCATACGTATAAACAACCACATAGCTAGCCAAGTCGAAGCAGAGAACCCACTGGACGAGAAAACATTcgagcaaataaaaattttaattctttttttaaattcgctTTATGAGAGATACTTCAGCAGAGAGTTCCTCAAAATTGACACGTCTTGGATAGTCCACCTGATCAAATCAAACGGGTTCAAGGACccaattttatttaaattctTAACAGATGTGCTCGTCTTAACGTTTGAAGTGGGGGAACCAGGGGACACGAGCGGCACCGTGCAGCTTCTGCTCCGTTTACTGCGGTGCATAAGGGGAAGGGTGGAGAGAGACGTTAGAGAAAACAAGgaaactttccttttttacaggAAATTGCAACAGTGGTTTGGGTCACGCAGTGGGTTCGTAAGTGAGTTTGGAGAGGCAGACGAGGGGAATGCACAGGACGAGGcgttgtgtgtgtgtggccTCCCCTATGATGAGCTCCTACTCAGTGAGGAATTTCATTTCAGGGACTTGTGTCACTTGTTCGCGTTGGTGGTGGAGAAGGTGGGGAGGAAGGGCACGGAGGAGGGTGTGGCGGGGGGTAGGGCAGACGTGAAACGCACCATGCGTGCCTGGAACTCCAAACAGAGAGGACAAGACGAAAACTGTGAAAAGGGAGAACCCTCCAAACGGATCGATATATGGCAGTTGCCCCAAGTGAAGTCCATCACGAGGGACATTTTGCACCTCCTCCCATTTGTAAGCAACCCCCCGATGCGCGATGCGATAATAAAGGATCTGTGCAATACGGTGAAGGAGTACCTGTTCACTAGGTGTGAGATGGAGGAAGTATGTCTGGAAGTGACTGAGCGTATGTTTTTTCGTGTCAGTGATGGTGCTGGGTTGGAGCTGGAGGCGGGGGAGACATGTCCTGAGGTCACCCCCCTGATGAGGACCTACCTCGCCTACAACGCAAACTGTTACGAAAAAGAATGGAGAGAAACGGATTCTGATCTGCTAAGCGATGTGTACACTTACCAAGTGCTCTACATGGACTACCTCTACCATGAGAAATTTTTAACGAAGGCCAACTTGGACGACGTGCGTTTTTTCTTGCTGCTCCATAGCAGGGCATATACGAGTGAAGATATAGTGAAGAAGGTGATCTACCTGTTCGATGGAATCGTAACGGAGATTGAGGGTGTTgtccaaaggaaggaaaaggggaagcttCACCAAGGGGGGCAATTCTGCGAAGTCTGGGAACTCTACACGTGCATCTTAAGGTGCATGCAGAACTTTTCTGTCCACCTGTTAAAAGCGAACTGGCACAAAATGGTTAGCCTGTTGCGGGTGGCCAGTTCGATTAGGAGGAAGTACCAGGTGAAGCGGTTGTCAAAACTGCCGAATGGATGGCATGGCAACGCTGGATCTATTCACCGTATCGTGCGTGCAGGTGAAGGGGCCCATCGAGGGAGCACCACAGCCAGCACGCCCGAACCCTTTGACGACCTGgactttcacatttttgaatGCTGTGCAGGGAGCGACgtagggaagggaaaaataagatTTTTGCATTTGTCGGATTTTTTGATTTTGCGGCAGGCGGAACTTCTTATTTGGCTGCTGCTTCGGCATAGCAACGGGACGGTGACTCGATTTGCCCTCTGTCAGTTGATCAGTCGAGGAGACATGGGGAGGGACGAATTGGGATATAGCCCGATAGGAGTAGTAGGAAAAGTAGCGGAAGATGAGGATAACCCCCTTCCCGGGGGAACTGCCGCAGGGGGGACGACTCAACCGGATGGGTCACTGGACGTGGAGACCCTCCTCGACTGCATGAGTGACACGttccttttccacattttctttGATGAGTGCATAAGACCAACGCTCTTCATTAAAGGAGACATTCCGTTTTATGAATTCCGTTTGAAAAACCTGATCGTGAAGAAAGTGCTGAAGAGGAACCCCCTTTTAATGGTAAAGTGTTTTCTGGTTGGCCTTCACGGGGTGAGGTTTTTTTATGTCAATGTGCGTGTGGTGTTGGAGGGACTGCTGGAGGCGCTGCGTCTGCAGGGGGGTGGCAACCCCAGCCGGACAGACTCGAAGTTCAACTCGAAGTGTAGCTTGAAGTGCAAATCGAAGTGCACCTTGAAGGATGACCTGCAGTGTGACCTACAGGAGGTCCTCGTGGGCATTgccaaaaatgtgaaaaacaTCCCCGTCAGTAGACGAAGTGATACTCTAACGCTGCTGTTAGAGGTCGTCATTAAAATTAGTCACCACGTGAGTATATTCAGGGGAATTAAAAGGTATTGCGTCTTTTTGGACACGTTCGAAGATGAGTTTTTTTCCAAACATATGGACCTGTTTTACTCCTTGCTGAAGTTAAATGTGACTAGCATGATGCAACAAAGTGGGGAGAACAATCCCCAAGAGGGAGGAGCTTTTATTTCCATGAAGAATCCAACCGGTGATGTTTTTCTAAGTCATTTTATTGGCCACTTTAACCACGTCCTTCTGTCCAATGAACATGTGTACTTTTTGGGATACCTgcgtttttttattctgctgGTGAGGCATACAGGTCTGGGGAATGGGTGTCTCCTCCTCCAGCCTCCTCATGGAAGACCGGTAGACGAATTAGTGAAtcgattccttttttatgtcctcAAGTATGGGGTAGGGAACCTGTTTGATGAAGTCAGTTTGGATAGTGTAATGACGGGGCTTCTTGCTAAAACTGGAAGGTACCTCCTCAGTGGGGGGGTTAATTCTGCGCACGAATTGGTtgcagaaaagaaggaagattcgTCTAAGAATGACCACCAGGGGGAGATCCCCCTGAAGGAGCTCCTCCCGTTTGTGGATGCCCTCGAATATCTCCATCCCAACAGCATCAACACGTGCGTAGAGTGTGTGGATTATTACCATGGAGACTACGACGTTGAAACGGACAGGGGGGCATCATCACTcaacaaacaaaacaataTAACGCTAAATGACAAGGAGGAACACTTCTTCCCTCTACCAAGTAACCAAAAGTTGGTGCAGCCAAATGGTCGCTTCCATCTGCAGGCAAGGGAACTACATAACCAGTGTGTCCAGTACGTAATTAATTATGCCCAAAGGGGAACTGAGGAAGATGCCACGAAGATCATTTTAGCCGTCTCCCTTTTAGCGAACAGTTGTGCGTTGTTTTCGCCCCCAGTGGAGGCAGTCCCAAGTCAGATGATAATCCATCTGGAGGTGGTTCAAACGAATTGCGGGGTGTCCAAAACGGGGAGgagcaaagaaaaagacaGTAACAATGACGGAAGCAGAAGCCGCTACGGGAACAACCACTGCGAAGTGTTTAATTACTACAAGTACAAATACGCCTACAAGAGCATGTGTAGGGGGAGCACTTTTGGTAGCACCTCCATCCTCGGGGGGGACATCCTCCCCTTCGCAGAGAAGGTTATTAGTGACATCGAGCTGTGCAAGGGGGAGCTCATCTACGTATATATGATCATCAGACGGTTCATCATACCTGCTATTTTTGGAGACCCCACCACTGGAACGGATGAAAGGACATACATCCTAACGCTCCTGATGAAGCAAAGCGACATTCTGATTGACCGGTGTTGCGCGTGCAAATACCCGGCTCGCATTTTGGAGCTGCTCTTCATTACGCTGTTGCACCCGCTCATTGTAAAGCACGACATGGGTTTGCATGCAGAAGGTAACAGTGACGACCATCCCGTTAAATGTAGAGACCACACCGCTATGAATGATAATTGGGATGCAAGCATAACGGGGACAGGGCATCCCTTTCTCCTCCTAAACTATGTAGAGAAAATTATGGAATACGGACAGACGAAGCTGTCCATAGTGAGAAGCGCTGTGATCCCGTTTCTGtcctcattccttttttctcttatccAAAACGAGGACATGATCCAAGTGAGCAGCAACTACCTAGACAAGCTTATCCAAGTCCTCGTTGGCATATTAATTTGCAAAGAATTCGTCCTGGTGGATTTAAAAAGGAGCTTTGTAAACGACCACTATAGGATGAAGAGGGGGAATATTCTTCTGCACCACTTTGTGAATGAGCAAATATGCTTTTACTTCTTATCTAGAATAGAAACGAATGAGGAGATTGCTCTTCCGGAGGAGCTTTATCGCGTAAGACACATGCCAATCTTCCTGAGGTTGCTGACTATGATGTTTCTTATAAACTTGTTTCGCTTGCTCGAGGGGCGCTACTTCATCAAGCTACACCCAGGGGGTAATAGTGGTGCAGTCTGTGAGGGGGCCAACCTGGATCGGCAGAAACGGAAGACCCTCGTCCGAAGGTTGTATGCGCGTCTGCTTCTTCAAATTATGAATCGGATAAGCAACAAGAACGTCTCATCCTCTGGGGGATTGCCCACCGGGGTCAAAACTTCTGCCCCCCCACTGCCGTCCTCCAGTGGACACAACATCCAACTGAGGGGACTACAAGCCTTGTGTTGCCTGGcaaaatatttcaaatatttaaagaaaactCAAAGGAAGTTGCTCATTTCAAAGGTGAACCAACTGCTTAAGGACGATCATTTGAATAACACGCGTCAGTACTTGGAACTATTCTGTATGTCAGTtagttcttcttcctttgttttgTTGTACCCCCATTTAAGGAGGAACCTGGCGGATGGAAATACCAACACGCAGCTAATCGTGAGCACGCTGATCAtatgttcatacattttgttAAAGACAAAGTTCAGTTACTACTCCTTTGAGGAACTGCATGTGAGTCCGTCCTTCGCTCGTGTGTGTCTCTCTAGTGGGAAATTTCGTATAAACCAAGTGGTCGCTACGAAAAAGGAGGCTCCCCTAATGGGAggtaggaagaagaagaaaagacgCAGCAAAGAGGACACGAGAGAAATCAAACGAATCATCAACCACATCGTCAAGAAGAACCAAAATGACAAGGACGGAATTGTGCAGGAtgtgaaaaggaacaagCAGAAGCTGGCTCATCTGGGCAGGCGCACGGGGGGAAAACAAGCAGAGGTGGGGAAGTCTCACCGTGtagaaaaacaaacagaagGGGTGACTAACCTTGGAGAGAGGGTAGCCCCCCCGCAACGCAGCCACTTTTTCTCTGAATATATTCGCAAATGCCTCTTCGCTCTGATCACTCGAATCGTAGCTCTCTGTTCTTCCCACGCAGCGCTGGTGAGGAGCATTGCCCAGTATACCTTCTACTACTTTgtcaaaggaaggaaggaaattttaGTGGACCCCTTCTTCCAGTGCACCTACTCATACATTAAACACAATAAGGACTGCAAACGGATCCGAAAAAAGATGAAGGAACAGTTTCGTCACTGGACCCCAACTCCCTTTGAAGATATTCGGATCCTCCTGCCTGCATGCAACTACTCCTACAACTACTTCGACGAGGACTTTAATGAGGAGAACACACAAACCTTTGCTCATGTGCTTAGGAATTATGAGCTGGTCTCCTCGTACAGTTTCATCGACACGGTGAGGAGGACGGTGCAGCAGGAGATGTCTGCCATAATGTTTAACGTGGACTTGGAGCGGCAGCGCAGGGAGGCCCAATCGACGGTACAGGTGGCAGCCATTGGGGGAGTAGACTACGGAGAAGCACCGTATATTGTGACCCCCATGGAGGGGGAATCCACGGTGGATGGCATGCTCCAAAGAAATAGGAAGAACTACCAGAAAAAGTTCGACCCAATCAGCGACATCATCCAAGTGAACAATGAATTTAGGAGAACGTATCaccagctagccaaaatgaagacaaaaaaaaaaaaattaattgtCGTGGCATCGCTGATAGATAAAGTACCCAATTTGGCTGGCCTTTGTAGAAcatgtgaaatttttaaagtgcAAAAGTTGCTTCTTCATAACGCTAATATTGTGAAGGATTTTCAATTCCAGAAAATTTCTTCTACTGCAAATAAGTGGATGAATATAGGAgagttaaaaaagggagacaTACTGAACTACTTAAtggagaagaggaagaagaattatgCTATCGTGGGATTGGAACAGACCAAGTGTAGTGTCCCCCTGAATAAGTTTGCCTTCCCTGAGAAGACGATCTTAATTTTGGGCGATGAGAAGGAGGGCTTGCCTGCGTCCGTGCTGCTATTTCTTCACCACTGCATCGAAATTCCCGGCAAGGGCATCATTCGCTCGCTCAACGTCCACGTATCCGCGGCGATCACCATTTATGAGTATTTTAAGCAGCACCTGTTGTGA